A stretch of Streptomyces vietnamensis DNA encodes these proteins:
- a CDS encoding trypsin-like serine protease, which yields MALTSSLAVATEKCIRAPISPFGRPCPMYPSTSRSRGGSLIAPVVVLTAAHCAVDAMVGKPEATVGRTVLSDRRQGRVRKVTECDKAVHICASRENRDSCQGDSGGPLFGNGNGNARC from the coding sequence ATGGCGCTGACGTCGTCCTTGGCCGTGGCCACCGAGAAGTGCATCCGGGCGCCGATCTCGCCGTTCGGCAGGCCTTGTCCGATGTATCCGAGCACTTCTCGCTCCCGCGGCGGCAGCCTGATCGCCCCCGTCGTCGTGCTCACCGCCGCCCACTGTGCCGTCGACGCCATGGTCGGCAAGCCGGAGGCCACGGTCGGGCGCACCGTGCTCTCCGACAGACGTCAGGGCCGCGTTCGCAAGGTGACGGAGTGCGACAAGGCCGTCCACATCTGCGCCAGTAGGGAGAACAGGGATTCCTGCCAGGGTGACAGCGGCGGCCCCCTGTTCGGCAACGGCAACGGCAACGCCAGATGCTGA
- a CDS encoding HNH endonuclease, translated as MTEEPADAGHRDEPTRAGRRHVVEVSGGSPGRWELEVLDEERWGRLTEEERRAETSRAVRRRQGRRRTRRLRENGPRDRYTVEQVGERDGWECAICRYEVRRGFRAPHPCAPSVHHVVEVSAGGADSWGNVALTHLFCNSDAHTWGQKAPAVARRRLADRVLYGKHGPGRRERVPDAEAAALAEEILIAGTSASVAGQEAASGSTA; from the coding sequence ATGACCGAGGAACCCGCGGACGCCGGACACCGGGACGAACCCACCCGTGCGGGCCGCCGCCATGTCGTCGAGGTGAGCGGGGGAAGCCCTGGGCGCTGGGAGTTGGAGGTGCTCGACGAGGAGCGGTGGGGGCGTCTGACGGAGGAGGAGAGGAGGGCGGAGACGAGCAGGGCGGTCAGGAGGCGGCAGGGGCGCCGGAGGACCCGGCGGCTACGGGAGAACGGGCCGCGTGACAGGTACACGGTGGAGCAGGTCGGGGAGCGGGACGGCTGGGAGTGCGCGATCTGCCGGTACGAGGTGAGGCGCGGGTTCCGGGCGCCGCATCCGTGCGCGCCGAGCGTCCATCACGTGGTCGAGGTCTCGGCGGGCGGGGCTGACAGCTGGGGCAATGTCGCCCTCACCCATCTGTTCTGCAACAGCGACGCGCACACCTGGGGGCAGAAGGCACCTGCGGTGGCGAGGCGGCGGTTGGCGGATCGGGTGCTGTACGGGAAGCACGGGCCCGGGCGACGGGAGCGGGTGCCTGACGCGGAGGCCGCGGCGTTGGCCGAGGAGATCCTGATCGCCGGCACCAGCGCGAGTGTGGCCGGGCAGGAGGCGGCGTCAGGCTCGACCGCCTGA
- a CDS encoding HAMP domain-containing protein, which produces MLVAVAATTVVLLRDQERASVDSAVLTVQERIAEDGALSLRASLDESVVDLQRAARSFDGVGGRSDAQILDGLDAAYDKWRGKAVIDAGRGTLLAASGETIPLGSVGDRRTADGVIQPKLVRLGTGEVRVLVFAPLAARPGAGPRLLVTSSSLSVPTPASGDTRATSVLGPDGKVLAANGPAEARKALGDAGGEFAAARGDGTGKAPSGSRAVRHGDSRLATGYGAIAAADGERATPAQSLGLTVATAVRVDDDPVALSTQIFGLACAGLLIAVALLVSLLLYLFLQRPLLRLYVESRRVADGDTAREVSAPRFGEAARIGRALERLRLRLLGTPHGVLPEPVRRRVGAGFVLALCAVLVLLWSVPLLFLVQRGDDTVAVPKRLVTDHQLRTETTAARVRKALAEGYADLAATAQTVGDLKQDAADDLLDRMRAESKRYRSLYVVRDGKVTAGSGDRPQDAAVAKLRAGKVVQVNDSGKEPVIAAYAAVPGQKGTTVVGEYDPRFLVTLVSRPGMGRVHLVDVGCRTVAADSREGFLAFDRLSGHGLDQLCQEAARSHRSQSRVVRGEQTVITAVAPLQGTGATRELGWQVVSAQPGAWTTLPEYVAQRRTMLAGLLGSAAAVACLGWLYIVVVRPLRSLAAHAERLADGDLRTVLFPQHHDEVGAVMRTMELIRRQIHEEPRTRVVAPHGRN; this is translated from the coding sequence GTGTTGGTAGCGGTGGCCGCGACCACGGTCGTGCTGCTGCGCGACCAGGAACGGGCCTCCGTCGACAGTGCGGTGCTGACGGTTCAGGAGCGCATTGCCGAGGACGGCGCGTTGTCGCTGCGTGCCTCGCTCGACGAGAGCGTCGTCGACCTGCAGCGTGCGGCCCGTTCCTTCGACGGGGTCGGCGGCCGGTCCGACGCGCAGATCCTCGACGGGCTCGACGCCGCCTACGACAAGTGGCGTGGCAAGGCGGTGATCGACGCGGGCCGCGGCACCCTGCTCGCGGCCAGCGGCGAGACGATTCCGCTGGGTTCGGTCGGTGACCGCCGGACCGCCGACGGTGTCATCCAGCCCAAGCTGGTCCGGCTCGGCACCGGCGAGGTACGTGTACTGGTCTTCGCGCCGCTCGCGGCGCGGCCCGGCGCCGGGCCGCGCCTGCTGGTGACGTCCAGCAGCCTGTCGGTGCCGACCCCCGCCAGCGGCGACACCCGCGCGACGAGCGTGCTGGGCCCGGACGGCAAGGTCTTGGCCGCGAACGGTCCCGCTGAGGCGCGGAAGGCGCTCGGGGATGCGGGCGGAGAGTTCGCGGCCGCCCGCGGCGACGGCACCGGAAAGGCCCCCAGCGGGTCGCGCGCGGTAAGGCACGGCGACAGCAGATTGGCGACCGGCTACGGGGCGATCGCGGCGGCCGACGGTGAACGTGCCACTCCCGCCCAGAGCCTCGGCCTGACCGTGGCGACCGCGGTCCGTGTCGACGACGACCCGGTGGCACTGAGCACCCAGATCTTCGGCCTGGCCTGTGCCGGGCTGCTCATCGCCGTCGCCCTGCTGGTCTCCCTACTGCTGTACCTGTTCCTGCAGCGTCCTCTGCTGAGGCTCTACGTGGAGAGCCGCCGTGTCGCCGACGGCGACACGGCCCGTGAGGTGTCGGCACCCCGCTTCGGCGAGGCCGCACGGATCGGCCGTGCTCTGGAGCGTCTGCGCCTGCGCCTGCTCGGCACGCCGCACGGCGTTCTGCCCGAGCCGGTCCGCCGTCGAGTCGGTGCGGGGTTCGTCCTCGCGCTGTGTGCCGTGCTCGTCCTGCTGTGGTCGGTCCCGTTGCTCTTCCTGGTCCAACGGGGGGACGACACGGTCGCGGTGCCGAAGCGGTTGGTGACGGACCATCAGCTGCGCACGGAGACGACCGCGGCGCGGGTGCGCAAGGCGCTCGCCGAGGGCTACGCCGACCTCGCGGCCACCGCGCAGACGGTCGGCGACCTGAAGCAGGACGCAGCCGACGACCTCCTGGACCGCATGCGGGCAGAGAGCAAGCGCTACCGGTCCCTGTACGTCGTCAGGGACGGCAAGGTGACGGCCGGCTCCGGCGACCGCCCGCAGGACGCAGCGGTCGCCAAGCTCCGGGCCGGCAAGGTCGTCCAGGTCAACGACTCGGGTAAGGAGCCCGTGATCGCCGCCTACGCGGCCGTACCCGGGCAGAAGGGCACCACCGTGGTCGGCGAGTACGACCCGCGGTTCCTGGTGACCTTGGTCAGCAGGCCCGGCATGGGCCGCGTCCACCTCGTCGACGTCGGGTGCAGGACCGTCGCAGCCGACAGCCGCGAGGGATTCCTCGCCTTCGACCGGCTCTCCGGCCACGGCCTGGACCAGCTGTGCCAGGAGGCGGCACGCAGCCATCGGTCCCAGTCCCGGGTGGTGCGCGGAGAGCAGACGGTGATCACCGCCGTGGCACCGCTCCAGGGCACCGGCGCCACTCGAGAGCTGGGCTGGCAGGTGGTCAGCGCTCAGCCCGGCGCCTGGACGACGCTGCCCGAGTACGTCGCCCAGCGCCGCACCATGCTCGCCGGGCTTCTCGGCAGCGCCGCGGCCGTGGCCTGCCTCGGCTGGCTGTACATCGTCGTCGTACGCCCGCTGCGCTCCCTGGCCGCGCATGCCGAGAGGCTCGCCGACGGCGACCTGCGCACCGTGCTGTTCCCGCAGCACCACGACGAGGTCGGCGCCGTGATGCGCACCATGGAACTGATTCGCCGGCAGATCCACGAAGAGCCGCGCACGCGTGTCGTCGCCCCCCATGGAAGGAACTGA
- a CDS encoding C40 family peptidase, translating into MPDTTRHKRRMRGALAAVAAALLLGASVYLTGELRKDRAVPSPPVVADKATARASDSALTYERLSDPNRTVARGGDGSVVASFTDGARTAVLAGPVRTFTEARFTKAKVVTDRWVRLLPRPWTAGAEKARWFTVWFDAERTSTEPDLMAFAHEYLYGAKLKKDAQGAAYAGDASFGPVNPDPTGDKRLEESDFYDYLGIPYTFRDGTTVQPDKSRYRALDCSGYMRLILGYRARFPLAPSDTAGDGLPRTSNAMARSKVGVDILALTGQRPRSLGKLQPGDLVFFEIDARTGPRLDHVGMYMGLDTDGKPRFVSSREEADGPTFGDLGGTARLDGNGFYASGLRSAKRL; encoded by the coding sequence ATGCCTGACACGACCCGTCACAAGCGCCGGATGCGCGGCGCTCTCGCGGCAGTCGCCGCCGCCCTCCTGCTCGGCGCGTCCGTATATCTGACCGGCGAGCTGCGCAAGGACAGGGCCGTGCCCTCACCACCCGTGGTGGCGGACAAGGCAACGGCACGGGCCTCCGACAGCGCGCTCACCTACGAGCGACTCAGCGACCCGAACCGCACGGTGGCCCGCGGCGGCGACGGCTCGGTGGTCGCGAGCTTCACCGACGGAGCCCGTACGGCCGTGCTCGCCGGACCCGTCCGTACCTTCACCGAAGCGCGTTTCACCAAGGCGAAGGTGGTCACGGACCGATGGGTGCGGCTCCTGCCCCGGCCCTGGACAGCCGGTGCCGAGAAGGCCCGCTGGTTCACCGTCTGGTTCGACGCCGAACGGACCAGCACCGAACCCGACCTGATGGCCTTCGCTCACGAATACCTTTACGGGGCGAAACTCAAGAAGGACGCGCAAGGGGCCGCCTACGCCGGTGACGCGAGCTTCGGACCCGTCAACCCCGACCCCACAGGCGACAAGCGACTGGAGGAGTCAGACTTCTACGACTACCTCGGCATCCCCTACACCTTCCGCGACGGCACCACCGTTCAGCCCGACAAGAGCCGCTACCGCGCCCTCGACTGTTCCGGCTACATGCGCCTGATCCTCGGCTACCGGGCACGCTTCCCGCTGGCCCCGAGCGACACCGCCGGCGACGGACTGCCTCGCACCTCGAACGCCATGGCACGCAGCAAGGTCGGCGTGGACATTCTGGCCCTCACCGGGCAGCGCCCCCGCTCGCTCGGCAAACTCCAGCCCGGTGATCTCGTGTTCTTCGAGATCGACGCCCGCACAGGACCCCGGCTCGACCACGTTGGCATGTATATGGGCCTGGACACCGACGGAAAGCCCCGCTTCGTCTCCAGCCGCGAGGAGGCCGACGGCCCCACCTTCGGAGACCTGGGCGGCACGGCCCGGCTCGACGGCAACGGCTTCTACGCATCGGGGCTGAGAAGCGCGAAGCGTTTGTAG
- a CDS encoding poly-gamma-glutamate biosynthesis protein PgsC/CapC — protein MIPAVLTPETAALGIALGLLFSLVCYLTTNLSPGGMITPGWLALTLVQDLWLAVMVLGITAATYAGSVLLQKFVILYGKRLFAAVVLMGVLLQATVYVVLRKEFPLLYGTQTLGFIVPGLIAYQLIRQPRGATMFATSTVALATYVVLTVGILLGVMPHA, from the coding sequence TTGATCCCCGCCGTCCTCACTCCGGAGACAGCCGCTCTCGGCATCGCTCTCGGGCTCTTGTTCTCGCTGGTCTGCTACCTGACCACGAACCTCTCGCCCGGCGGCATGATCACGCCCGGCTGGCTCGCGCTCACCCTGGTGCAGGACCTGTGGCTCGCCGTCATGGTCCTGGGCATCACGGCCGCCACCTACGCGGGCTCGGTACTCCTCCAGAAGTTCGTCATCCTCTACGGCAAGCGACTGTTCGCCGCCGTCGTGCTGATGGGAGTGCTGCTTCAAGCCACGGTGTACGTGGTGCTGCGGAAGGAATTCCCCCTCCTCTACGGAACGCAGACCCTCGGATTCATCGTGCCCGGCCTGATCGCCTACCAGCTCATCCGGCAGCCCCGGGGCGCCACCATGTTCGCCACCAGCACGGTCGCCCTCGCCACCTACGTGGTGCTGACGGTCGGAATCCTGCTCGGAGTGATGCCCCATGCCTGA
- a CDS encoding DUF4436 family protein, producing the protein MPSIRRHKPTRGRLLPAAMACGLIVAAITLGTWLQFGERQALDRVYSAGGSAPDRVDIEASIQRVDAAGRELTLRVQVTPRGELAEAGGVSPTEDLTVQTSTSTRGDLSFKAHSRIATTDLPVTMTGGSITDYPFDAYDAAIEFSATQGGEKVPVHVALTNSDALFSASVDDVSDDDGTAAFDVGLGRSDSVLVFTAFMMAAMWGLALSVLTGAWFLVTRRKGLTWPALGWMAATLFALAAFRNTAPGTPPIGCLMDYIAFLWAETVVAFCLATVVVTGFRTERRTSSTE; encoded by the coding sequence ATGCCCTCCATCCGACGCCACAAGCCGACCCGCGGCAGACTCCTCCCCGCCGCGATGGCCTGCGGCCTGATCGTGGCGGCCATCACTCTGGGTACGTGGCTCCAGTTCGGCGAACGCCAAGCCCTGGACCGGGTGTACAGCGCGGGCGGTTCAGCCCCCGACCGAGTGGACATCGAGGCCTCGATCCAACGTGTCGACGCCGCCGGACGAGAACTGACCCTACGCGTCCAGGTCACCCCGCGCGGAGAGCTCGCCGAGGCCGGCGGCGTCTCACCCACCGAGGACCTGACGGTCCAGACATCGACCTCCACCCGGGGCGACCTGTCCTTCAAGGCGCACAGCCGCATCGCGACCACAGACCTGCCCGTCACCATGACGGGCGGCTCGATCACGGACTACCCCTTCGACGCCTACGACGCGGCCATCGAGTTCAGTGCCACCCAGGGCGGCGAGAAGGTCCCCGTCCACGTGGCGCTGACCAACAGCGACGCGCTCTTCTCGGCGTCGGTGGACGACGTCTCGGACGACGACGGGACAGCGGCCTTCGACGTCGGCCTGGGACGCTCCGACAGCGTGCTCGTCTTCACCGCCTTCATGATGGCCGCCATGTGGGGCCTCGCCCTCTCGGTTCTCACCGGAGCATGGTTCCTCGTCACCCGACGAAAAGGCCTCACCTGGCCCGCCCTCGGCTGGATGGCCGCCACGCTCTTCGCCCTGGCCGCCTTCCGCAACACGGCCCCGGGCACGCCACCGATCGGCTGCCTCATGGACTACATCGCCTTCCTGTGGGCGGAGACCGTCGTCGCCTTCTGCCTCGCCACCGTGGTCGTCACGGGCTTCAGAACCGAGCGCCGGACATCGAGCACCGAGTAG
- a CDS encoding transposase, producing MIADHVRVVRNGSRAAIISDRRITGLSADVIAELVAEVGPLWHERHQARLESRPRKRAVGAGAKHRLVFIDRLLATLVHLRHGATHDVLACWFGVDRSTVTRAIGEVRPLLAERGCTIAAGVRLRTLAEVIEHLGSSGQTGIVDGTEIRVRRPAAGRKDREKFISGKNKQNAVKAMILTDASGRLLFCSPAQPASCADITHARQWGLVKHLTDGPPVEILADAGYQGLGAQTGGRVVTPPHRKFKKNPPQWYEEIYERRRKAHSSRRIRVEHGIAHLKNWRALARHHGRREHMSDTIQAVASLLSHQQTATRTDRQAQ from the coding sequence GTGATCGCTGATCATGTTCGTGTGGTGAGGAACGGGTCTCGTGCAGCGATCATCAGCGACCGGAGGATCACGGGGCTGTCGGCCGATGTGATCGCCGAACTAGTCGCCGAGGTAGGTCCGTTATGGCACGAGCGACACCAGGCGAGACTGGAGTCCAGGCCACGGAAGCGGGCCGTCGGCGCGGGTGCAAAGCACCGGTTGGTCTTCATCGACCGGCTCCTGGCAACCCTCGTCCACCTTCGCCACGGCGCTACTCACGACGTGCTGGCCTGCTGGTTCGGCGTCGACCGCTCCACGGTCACCCGGGCGATCGGCGAGGTGCGGCCGCTGCTCGCCGAGCGGGGCTGCACCATCGCAGCCGGTGTCCGGCTCCGCACCCTCGCCGAGGTCATCGAGCACCTCGGGTCCAGCGGGCAGACCGGGATCGTCGACGGCACCGAGATCCGGGTCCGCAGACCCGCTGCCGGCCGTAAGGATCGGGAAAAGTTCATCTCCGGCAAGAACAAGCAGAACGCCGTCAAGGCCATGATCCTCACCGACGCCAGCGGCAGGCTCCTGTTCTGCAGTCCCGCCCAACCGGCAAGCTGTGCCGACATCACACACGCCCGGCAGTGGGGCCTGGTCAAGCACCTGACTGACGGCCCGCCCGTGGAGATCCTCGCCGATGCGGGCTATCAAGGCCTGGGCGCCCAGACCGGCGGCCGCGTGGTGACACCACCACACCGCAAGTTCAAGAAGAACCCGCCACAGTGGTACGAGGAGATCTACGAACGCCGGCGCAAGGCCCACTCCTCACGCCGTATCCGGGTCGAGCACGGCATCGCACACCTGAAGAACTGGCGGGCACTCGCCCGGCACCACGGCCGACGCGAGCACATGAGCGACACGATCCAAGCCGTCGCCAGCCTGCTCTCACACCAGCAGACCGCCACCCGCACGGACCGTCAGGCACAGTGA
- a CDS encoding GNAT family N-acetyltransferase — MDIASLLPMTTPRLSLRLFTPGDADDLYAYQSLPSVARYLYRPAHTRERSEQVAAERAAHSVWCADGDKLALAVCRRDEPGVLGEVTLTLADARAAQAEIGWTLAPRHQGHGYATEAAVALAGFAFDRLGVHRLYARLDVENTGSVRVCERLGMRREAHLVENDLDGDRWGSEYIYAALAADMGGRSGGRA, encoded by the coding sequence ATGGACATCGCCTCGCTGCTGCCGATGACCACGCCCCGGTTGTCGCTGCGTCTGTTCACTCCCGGCGACGCCGACGACCTGTACGCCTACCAGAGCCTGCCGAGCGTGGCGCGCTACTTGTACCGGCCGGCGCACACGCGGGAGCGCAGCGAGCAGGTTGCGGCCGAGCGCGCGGCCCACTCGGTGTGGTGCGCCGACGGGGACAAGCTGGCGCTTGCCGTGTGCCGACGCGACGAGCCCGGCGTCCTTGGCGAGGTGACGCTCACGCTGGCCGATGCCCGCGCCGCCCAGGCCGAGATCGGCTGGACTCTCGCCCCACGTCACCAGGGGCACGGCTACGCGACCGAGGCGGCCGTGGCGCTGGCCGGGTTTGCCTTCGACAGGCTGGGCGTGCACCGGCTCTACGCACGGCTGGATGTGGAGAACACCGGGTCTGTGCGGGTCTGTGAGCGCCTCGGGATGCGTCGGGAGGCGCACCTGGTCGAGAACGACCTCGACGGGGATCGCTGGGGCAGCGAGTACATCTACGCGGCGCTGGCCGCGGACATGGGCGGTCGATCAGGCGGTCGAGCCTGA
- the pgsB gene encoding poly-gamma-glutamate synthase PgsB — protein sequence MLFLYLVLLMSSTVVLVAGVVEQRRHYASLASIPTRVLVNGIRGKSSITRLCAGALRGGGVRTVAKTTGTAARFIHPDAAEEPVYRKFGIANVVEQIGIVRRAAAYRPDALVIECMAVMPALQEVNQSKLIRSTIGVLCNVREDHLEEMGPTLDDVARSLCRSMPYDGICVTAERDRLDILQEEADRRRCTLIPVDPETVTDSELRGFSWFTFKENVAIALKVAELLGVERQTALQGMYDAPPDPGVLSVERYEAPGGKRLRFANVFAANDPESTLMNINQLLELGAIQRPLNVLINCRPDRVERNGQMGQIVPDLAPDRVFLIGQPTKSASDAIPAEWRDRVVDLGGDRRDPRDVLNQIVDHLGPRTSLVAIGNIHGQGELLLEELAELPADDDPGEWPDEWRPDPEPVSGTWASDETAPYGTRPDGHGGGARESHAAYTAVDAYARPSEPGPMDHTMRLPGPVPADRTTPMPVFVPAVSWSTEQGEGVTDRGGTRGLDRTEQLPAHVSEAFGRHHAPAPEYDEHGTTAPYAVPGGPDAHPPQGAPGGIPPHGRHPTTPNLPRRTTGDPAPNDYWNPTGEPR from the coding sequence GTGCTCTTTCTCTATCTGGTCCTGCTGATGTCGAGCACGGTGGTGCTGGTCGCAGGCGTCGTCGAGCAGCGGAGGCACTACGCGAGTCTCGCGTCGATTCCGACCCGGGTCCTCGTCAACGGCATTCGCGGCAAGAGTTCCATCACCCGGCTGTGCGCGGGCGCCCTTCGCGGCGGTGGCGTGCGGACGGTGGCCAAGACGACCGGTACGGCAGCACGGTTCATCCACCCGGACGCCGCGGAGGAACCCGTCTACCGCAAGTTCGGGATCGCCAACGTCGTCGAGCAGATCGGCATCGTGCGCAGGGCCGCCGCCTATCGGCCCGACGCGCTGGTCATCGAGTGCATGGCCGTGATGCCGGCCCTCCAGGAGGTCAACCAGAGCAAACTGATCCGCTCGACGATCGGCGTCCTGTGCAACGTGCGGGAAGACCATCTGGAGGAGATGGGGCCGACCTTGGACGACGTGGCCCGCTCGCTGTGCCGCTCCATGCCCTACGACGGCATCTGTGTCACCGCCGAACGAGACCGGCTGGACATCCTCCAGGAGGAGGCCGACCGGCGCCGCTGCACCCTGATCCCGGTCGACCCGGAGACCGTCACGGACTCGGAACTGCGCGGATTCAGCTGGTTCACCTTCAAGGAAAACGTGGCCATCGCGCTGAAGGTCGCCGAACTGCTCGGCGTGGAACGGCAGACGGCCCTGCAGGGCATGTACGACGCGCCCCCGGACCCGGGCGTCCTCTCCGTGGAGCGATACGAAGCGCCCGGCGGCAAGCGGCTGCGTTTCGCGAACGTCTTCGCGGCCAACGACCCCGAGTCGACCCTGATGAACATCAACCAACTGCTCGAACTCGGCGCGATCCAGCGGCCACTGAACGTCCTGATCAACTGCCGTCCCGACCGCGTCGAGCGCAATGGCCAGATGGGCCAGATCGTCCCCGACCTCGCCCCGGACCGGGTGTTCCTGATCGGCCAGCCCACCAAGAGCGCTTCGGACGCGATTCCCGCCGAGTGGCGCGACCGTGTGGTCGACCTCGGCGGCGACCGCAGGGACCCCCGTGACGTTCTGAACCAGATCGTCGACCACCTCGGGCCCCGCACCTCGCTCGTGGCCATCGGCAACATCCACGGCCAAGGAGAACTGCTCCTGGAAGAACTGGCCGAGCTGCCCGCGGACGACGATCCGGGCGAGTGGCCGGACGAGTGGCGCCCCGACCCGGAACCTGTGAGCGGCACCTGGGCGAGCGACGAGACCGCTCCGTACGGCACCCGTCCCGACGGTCACGGCGGCGGTGCAAGGGAGAGCCACGCCGCGTACACCGCAGTCGACGCCTACGCCCGTCCCTCCGAGCCCGGACCGATGGACCACACCATGCGCCTCCCCGGCCCGGTACCTGCCGATCGCACGACACCCATGCCCGTGTTCGTGCCCGCTGTGTCCTGGTCGACGGAGCAGGGCGAAGGCGTGACGGATCGGGGTGGCACCCGCGGCCTGGACCGTACGGAACAGCTGCCCGCCCACGTGTCGGAGGCGTTCGGGAGGCACCACGCCCCCGCCCCCGAGTACGACGAACACGGCACCACTGCTCCGTACGCCGTGCCCGGCGGCCCGGACGCCCACCCGCCCCAGGGGGCTCCCGGCGGAATCCCGCCCCACGGCCGGCACCCCACCACACCGAACCTCCCCCGTCGGACGACCGGGGACCCCGCGCCGAACGACTACTGGAACCCCACAGGAGAGCCCCGTTGA
- a CDS encoding agmatine deiminase family protein yields MIGGTVPQLFPTRRTALHAFAGLVGGLALGATACGSNGTDGSAQAGVSPVPSGSAASSGAGGGRRFGAEWESHTRTFMSWPALASVWGDDLPYVREDIARIARAVGEFEAVVMMARPEQVAAAQRAVGSQVEVIPLEVDDLWARDTVPVFVEDDGELIGVDFNFNGWGNKQTHANDAQVGRKLLARYHIPRERAPLTAEGGSFETDGEGTLLVTESSIVNDNRNPGKSRQEIEDELVETLGVEKVVWLAGVRGEDITDAHVDSLVRFTAPGVVLLDQAFPGNPPDSWSRSSDQARSVLSKATDARGRRFEIIDLPQPDLDKITGKGDDFVSTYANFYVANDSVFLPRFGDRTADERAKAILQEHFPEREVVQLQIDTIASGGGGIHCSTHEQPGKPAA; encoded by the coding sequence ATGATCGGAGGCACCGTGCCCCAGCTCTTCCCCACCCGACGCACCGCCCTGCACGCCTTCGCCGGCCTCGTCGGCGGTCTTGCTCTCGGCGCCACGGCGTGCGGCTCCAACGGCACTGACGGCTCGGCCCAGGCCGGGGTGAGCCCTGTTCCGAGCGGCTCCGCGGCCTCCTCCGGCGCCGGCGGTGGGCGCAGGTTCGGCGCCGAGTGGGAGAGCCACACCCGGACGTTCATGTCCTGGCCGGCCCTCGCCTCCGTGTGGGGGGACGACCTGCCCTACGTACGGGAGGACATCGCACGGATCGCCCGGGCGGTCGGGGAGTTCGAGGCCGTGGTGATGATGGCGCGTCCAGAGCAGGTGGCGGCGGCCCAGCGGGCCGTCGGCTCGCAGGTGGAGGTCATCCCCCTGGAGGTCGACGATCTGTGGGCCCGTGACACCGTGCCCGTCTTCGTGGAGGACGACGGCGAGCTGATCGGTGTCGACTTCAACTTCAACGGCTGGGGCAACAAGCAGACCCACGCCAACGACGCCCAGGTGGGCCGCAAGCTCCTCGCCCGGTACCACATCCCACGGGAGCGGGCGCCGCTCACCGCCGAGGGCGGCTCCTTCGAGACCGACGGCGAGGGCACCCTCCTCGTCACCGAGAGCTCGATCGTCAACGACAACCGCAACCCGGGCAAGAGCCGGCAGGAGATCGAGGACGAGCTCGTCGAGACCCTCGGGGTGGAGAAGGTGGTCTGGCTGGCGGGTGTCCGCGGCGAGGACATCACCGACGCGCACGTGGACAGCCTCGTACGGTTCACCGCGCCCGGCGTGGTCCTGCTCGACCAGGCGTTTCCCGGCAATCCCCCGGACTCCTGGTCCCGCTCCTCCGACCAGGCCCGCTCCGTACTCAGCAAGGCCACCGACGCCCGCGGCCGGCGCTTCGAGATCATCGACCTGCCGCAGCCCGACCTGGACAAGATCACCGGCAAGGGCGACGACTTCGTGTCCACCTACGCCAACTTCTACGTCGCCAACGACTCGGTCTTCCTACCCAGGTTCGGCGACCGGACGGCGGATGAGCGGGCCAAGGCCATCCTTCAGGAGCACTTCCCCGAGCGGGAGGTCGTGCAGCTGCAGATCGACACGATCGCCTCTGGCGGTGGCGGCATCCACTGCTCGACCCACGAGCAGCCCGGCAAACCCGCCGCCTGA
- a CDS encoding response regulator transcription factor yields MLGYIGQGLPNGEIGARMHFSVATAKDDVSAILGKISVANRVQAAVIAERAGLLDTDAEQPTGELHPRRGASGEPPPADAPATSTMRSPASSCALARLPPRR; encoded by the coding sequence GTGCTCGGATACATCGGACAAGGCCTGCCGAACGGCGAGATCGGCGCCCGGATGCACTTCTCGGTGGCCACGGCCAAGGACGACGTCAGCGCCATCCTCGGAAAGATCAGCGTGGCCAACCGGGTGCAGGCCGCAGTGATCGCAGAACGCGCGGGCCTTCTGGACACCGACGCCGAGCAGCCCACGGGGGAGCTCCACCCACGACGGGGAGCCAGTGGGGAACCCCCACCCGCCGACGCGCCGGCGACCTCGACCATGCGGTCACCCGCAAGCTCCTGTGCCTTGGCCCGGCTGCCTCCACGCCGTTGA
- a CDS encoding DUF4158 domain-containing protein, with protein sequence MSVRSFARLSTLPRALGFARAGETPFDRSVQPHLALPDQLEGRFPDVLEEAPPAAVEYVADPVKVPAADSAKYTLVGRTAEYHRKQIREALGFRPSTVADERALGDRRRCTVGDLRSPVRTRCQAWWPHR encoded by the coding sequence GTGTCTGTCAGGAGCTTCGCGCGCTTGTCCACCCTTCCCCGAGCTCTCGGCTTCGCTCGAGCAGGGGAGACCCCATTCGATCGATCCGTCCAGCCGCACCTTGCGCTTCCCGACCAGCTGGAAGGCCGGTTCCCCGATGTGCTGGAAGAGGCCCCGCCGGCCGCGGTGGAGTACGTCGCGGATCCGGTGAAGGTCCCGGCCGCCGACTCCGCGAAGTACACGCTGGTCGGCCGGACTGCCGAGTACCACCGCAAGCAGATCCGCGAGGCCCTGGGGTTCCGGCCGTCGACGGTCGCGGACGAGAGGGCGCTGGGTGACCGTCGACGGTGCACCGTCGGTGACCTTCGTTCGCCCGTGCGGACACGCTGTCAGGCATGGTGGCCGCACCGGTGA